In Helianthus annuus cultivar XRQ/B chromosome 9, HanXRQr2.0-SUNRISE, whole genome shotgun sequence, the following are encoded in one genomic region:
- the LOC110877702 gene encoding guanylyl cyclase 1 — protein MWSLNILLNKLLNGGGYNDQEQVDGKSLVQSYNYPRNDKSTKEVLVQSRFINVPHIKQERMWDCGLVCVLMVLKTLNINHYDIEDLEAFCGTDSIWTVDLAYLLQKLSISFSYITITLGANPNYSLETFYEKQLTDDIVRVNTLFKRSKEAGIDIECRSIKEDELAVLILSGKCLVIALVDQYILSRPWTEDVYVPDFYSGSSGYTGHYIVICGYDALTDEFEIRDPASSRIRETISSRCLEKARKSFGTDEDILLIHLENTDT, from the exons ATGTGGTCTTTAAATATCCTCTTAAACAAATTACTGAACGGAGGAGGGTATAATGACCAAGAACAAGTAGATGGTAAGAGTTTGGTTCAATCATACAACTACCCGAGAAATGATAAAAGCACGAAGGAAGTGTTGGTACAATCACGCTTCATCAAT GTCCCGCATATAAAACAAGAACGAATGTGGGATTGTGGCCTTGTTTgcgttttgatggttttaaaaacGCTTAATATTAACCATTATGatattgaagatttggaggcTTTTTGCGGTACAGACAG TATTTGGACTGTGGATCTGGCATATTTACTGCAGAAATTATCTATTAGCTTCTCTTACATCACTATAACTTTAGGTGCTAATCCTAATTATTCTCTGGAGACATTTTATGag AAACAATTGACTGATGATATAGTAAGGGTCAATACGTTGTTCAAGAGATCAAAGGAAGCCGGGATAGATATTGAG TGCAGGTCAATAAAGGAAGATGAGCTTGCAGTATTGATTCTATCAGGAAAGTGTTTAGTGATTGCTTTAGTTGACCAGTACATTTTGAG TCGGCCTTGGACGGAGGATGTTTATGTGCCGGATTTCTATAGTGGTTCCTCTGGTTATACCG GTCACTATATTGTGATATGTGGCTATGATGCTCTTACAGATGAATTTGAGATCCGAGATCCCGCCAGTTCAAG GATTCGAGAAACAATCTCGTCAAGATGCTTGGAAAAAGCTCGCAAATCATTTGGAACAGATGAAGATATCCTCTTG ATACATCTGGAGAATACAGATACTTGA